The Methanoculleus taiwanensis nucleotide sequence TCCTGGCTGTCGACCGCAAGCGGCCTGTCGATATCGGCGACCTCCCGGAAGACCCGCCGGACGTCATCCGGCGTGGCATCGAAACCGAACCCGAGGTCGACGATATCCGCCCCGGAGGCGAAGAACTGCTCCACCTCCGCCCGGAGGTCGTCCTGTTTGTGCGCATCCATAATCTCGGCAAGCACCTTGATCCGCGATCCGCCGCCGACTTTAAGCCCGCGGATCAAAAAGTCGCAGTCTGCCGCCGCTTCACGCTCCCCAACCTTCCTGCAGGCCTCAGCCCGCCGTTCCGCAGCCAGAAAGTCGTCTGCGGGAATCGTCCCCGAGAGCCTGACCGAATCCAGCACCGAAAGCACCAGGGCCAGATCTGCGGCGTGGCGCGGACCGCGGTAGACGGGGACGCCGGTTGCATCTTCCACCTCCGCGAATGATGCGGTGCACATCCCCGAGACGATCGCCATGTCGTACCCTGCACCGGCAAGCAGCGAGCGGAGCTGCCGGGGAGTAAGGAACGAGGCTATCTCCCCGGTTATCGCCACGGTAATATCGTATCTTCCGGAAAAGCGCTCCGCGGTCTTCCGGACGGTGGCCTCCGTCGTCGAACCGGTAGGCAGTAAGATGCGCATACGTTTCCATTATCATTCAGAACGTGAAAAATAGTTGTGATCTCATGTTGCGGTGCGACCTGCATATCCACACAAACTTCTCAAAGGACGGCGAGAGCAGTGTCGAGGATATCCTCCGCCGCGCCGAGGCGGTGGGTCTCGACGCGATCGCCATCACGGATCACGACACCGTGGAAGGGGCACGCTATGCCCTGACATGCGAGACACCGCTTGTCGTCATTCCGGGGATGGAGATATCGACGAAACACGGGCATCTCATCGCCCTCGGGATAACCGACCCGATCCCGTCCGGTCGCGACTTCCTCGAGACCGTCGCCTATGCGCGTGCACGCGGAGCGCTGCTGATCCTCCCGCACCCGTATCACATGTGGCGCCACGGTGTCGGACGGAAGCTGAAGGTCGGGATAGCGTCGGTGGACGCGGTCGAGACCTTTAACAGCCGGTATATTACGGGTCAGGCGAACCGGAAGGCGGCGAAGATCGCCCGGCAGTACGACAAACCCTGTGTGGGTGGCAGCGATGCGCATAACGCCCGTTACGTCGGATTCGGCCACGCGCTGGTCTCGGCGGAACCGGACGTCGCCTCGATCCTCAAGGCGATCCGGGAGGGGAATACCATAGCAGGCGGCAGGATGACGCCGCTGCACACCTATACCCGCCAGTCCCTTAAAGGGGCCCTTCGGAGGATCAAACGACGGGTACACCAATGAGGCTCGCGCTCCGGATCGCGTACCTCGGCGGTGGTTTCTTCGGCTCGCAGATGCAGCCCGATCTCCGGACGGTCGAGGGAGAGATCATCGAGGCGTGCATGCGGCTCGGGCTCTTCGACGACTGGCGAAGCGCCGCCTTTCAGACAGCCGGGCGGACCGACCGGGGGGTGCACGCCCGGAGGTGGGTCGCCGCCTTCACGACGCCCCTCCCCGATCGCGCCCTGCAGGCGCTCGGTGCGCTGCTCCCCCCCGATATCTGGTGCACGGGCTACGCGGTCGTCCCGGAGTCGTTCAACCCCCGGTATGACGCTCTCTCACGGACGTACCGCTACTACTTCCCCGATCCCCCGGCCGACACCGGTGCCATGCAGGAGATGGCGG carries:
- a CDS encoding CehA/McbA family metallohydrolase — protein: MLRCDLHIHTNFSKDGESSVEDILRRAEAVGLDAIAITDHDTVEGARYALTCETPLVVIPGMEISTKHGHLIALGITDPIPSGRDFLETVAYARARGALLILPHPYHMWRHGVGRKLKVGIASVDAVETFNSRYITGQANRKAAKIARQYDKPCVGGSDAHNARYVGFGHALVSAEPDVASILKAIREGNTIAGGRMTPLHTYTRQSLKGALRRIKRRVHQ